In one Oncorhynchus nerka isolate Pitt River linkage group LG7, Oner_Uvic_2.0, whole genome shotgun sequence genomic region, the following are encoded:
- the LOC115132709 gene encoding iroquois-class homeodomain protein irx-4-B-like — translation MFDIMAYPQLGYPYSPTHPFLMSTSSLANCLEPGGRSLLDSGVMPPSPQPLRCPVYESRLLGSPGQEIPTPAIGLGVYGAGYGKSQGYYGTCGGDATALYARGTLESKDGAAAHVGASQTPAYYPYDYAFGQYPYDRYGYGSSVDSAAARRKNATRETTSTLKAWLQEHQKNPYPTKGEKIMLAIITKMTLTQVSTWFANARRRLKKENKVTWSPRANKSSDERGCDDDSDSAEGSQEEGPIKSEIDVDDSVTARCVDLQQSDLEDFDLLESDGSDCDPKHQFHTKDTPVHTPPDHHHHPKDPSTSPLRHTPDTSRHGNERLPLSADCPKHTPEHNRTTNSFYTQQDLQSTESSKPKIWSIAQTAAIQPEFPACMHTATPSESLSPGGYPTEVPHLKVGAAGQQDSPVTTLRDWVDGVFHDPLFRQSSFNPVLSKPAMDRAWIGLNRQVMEGRTLGQRSVEHVTSSLQNV, via the exons ATGTTTGATATCATGGCTTACCCGCAGTTAGGATATCCCTACTCACCCACACACCCG TTCCTCATGAGCACGAGCTCTCTGGCCAACTGCCTCGAGCCTGGCGGAAGGTCTCTTCTGGACTCCGGTGTGATGcccccctctccccagcctctccgGTGTCCGGTGTACGAGAGCAGACTGCTCGGCTCCCCGGGCCAGGAGATACCAACCCCGGCTATAGGTCTGGGTGTGTACGGAGCTGGCTATGGAAAGAGCCAGGGGTACTATGGCACCTGCGGAGGCGACGCAACAGCTTTATATGCCAGG GGAACATTGGAGTCCAAAGATGGAGCGGCTGCGCATGTGGGGGCCTCTCAAACCCCTGCTTACTATCCGTACGATTACGCATTTGGACAGTATCCATATGACCGATATGG gTATGGGTCATCAGTGGACAGTGCAGCTGCCCGGAGGAAGAACGCTACGAGGGAGACCACCAGCACTCTGAAGGCCTGGTTGCAGGAACACCAGAAGAACCCGTATCCCACCAAGGGAGAAAAGATCATGCTGGCCATCATCACCAAGATGACACTGACACAG GTTTCCACGTGGTTTGCCAATGCACGGCGGAGGCTGAAGAAGGAGAACAAAGTCACATGGTCACCACGAGCCAATAAGAGCTCTGACGAGAGGGGCTGTGATGATGACAGCGACAGTGCAGAGGGATCACAAGAGGAAGGGCCAATCAAAAGCGAGATAGATGTTGATG ATTCTGTAACAGCGAGGTGTGTGGACCTACAACAGAGTGATCTGGAGGACTTTGATCTGCTTGAGTCGGATGGTTCTGACTGCGACCCTAAACACCAGTTTCACACCAAGGACACCCCAGTACACACACCAccggaccaccaccaccaccccaaagACCCTTCTACCAGCCCACTCAGACATACCCCAGACACATCCCGACACGGGAACGAGCGGTTGCCACTGTCAGCAGACTGTCCCAAACACACACCAGAGCACAACCGAACAACCAACTCATTCTACACTCAACAGGAcctgcaaagtacagagagcagCAAACCTAAAATCTGGTCCATCGCACAAACTGCTGCTATCCAACCTGAATTCcctgcatgcatgcacacagccACCCCCAGCGAGTCTCTCTCCCCAGGGGGGTATCCAACTGAAGTACCCCACCTGAAGGTGGGGGCGGCTGGGCAGCAGGACTCGCCGGTGACTACCCTCAGAGATTGGGTGGACGGGGTCTTCCACGACCCCCTGTTCCGACAGAGTTCCTTTAACCCTGTGTTGTCCAAGCCAGCCATGGACAGGGCATGGATTGGGTTAAATAGACAGGTGATGGAAGGCAGAACTCTGGGACAACGTTCTGTTGAACATGTTACCTCGTCTTTGCAGAATGTATAG
- the LOC115131400 gene encoding NADH dehydrogenase [ubiquinone] iron-sulfur protein 6, mitochondrial-like, which produces MAAAVHRILSFSRNAKALVSPLKTSAVSLQRYSLQASTTGEQITHTGQVYDENDPRRARFVGRQKEVNENFAIKLVAEEPVSCIEARVVSCDGGGGALGHPKVYINLDKETKVGTCGYCGLQFKQTHHH; this is translated from the exons ATGGCTGCCGCTGTGCATCGGATTCTGTCCTTCAGTAGAAATGCTAAGGCGCTTGTATCGCCTTTGAAGACCTCGGCGGTTTCTCTACAGCGCTACAGTTTACAAGCGTCGACCACTGGAGAGCAAATTACCCACACCGGACAA GTGtatgatgaaaatgatcccaGGCGGGCCAGGTTCGTGGGCCGACAGAAAGAG GTGAACGAGAACTTTGCCATCAAGCTGGTGGCTGAAGAGCCAGTCAGTTGCATAGAGGCCAGAGTGGTGTCATGTGACGGTGGTGGAGGAGCACTGGGCCACCCAAAAGTCTACATCAACCTG GATAAAGAAACTAAAGTGGGCACATGTGGCTACTGTGGACTGCAGTTCAAGCAGACCCATCATCATTGA
- the LOC115131401 gene encoding large ribosomal subunit protein bL36m-like, producing the protein MAPLLLNHLVSSLTRHLTRITLSQSYPITTTIISRCLSSLTSYPVRVLLMPSRPIQPLAFSPGSSSQGRVALQGQCQHLACLQPAVGMKTKSALKRRCKDCFFVVRRGCLFVFCKAHPRHKQRQG; encoded by the coding sequence ATGGCTCCACTCCTGTTGAACCACCTCGTCAGCTCCCTAACCCGCCATCTGACCCGGATCACCCTCAGCCAATCCtaccctatcaccaccactatcatCTCCCGATGCCTTTCCTCCCTTACATCCTACCCAGTCAGAGTGCTCCTGATGCCAAGTAGACCCATCCAGCCCTTGGCCTTCTCCCCTGGATCTTCTTCCCAGGGCCGGGTCGCCCTCCAGGGCCAGTGTCAGCACCTGGCCTGCCTCCAGCCCGCTGTAGGGATGAAAACCAAGAGTGCTCTGAAACGCCGCTGTAAAGACTGCTTCTTTGTGGTGCGGCGAGGATGTCTGTTTGTGTTCTGTAAGGCTCATCCCAGACACAAGCAAAGGCAGGGATGA